A window of Henckelia pumila isolate YLH828 unplaced genomic scaffold, ASM3356847v2 CTG_466, whole genome shotgun sequence genomic DNA:
tgggtgaagtggcataagaggcatagggaatccccgtgttaaggttgggtgaacctcgccgccacgtacgttggtttatagattgatcaatcgcttatgtttatggtcacacttcactgatatgacccacagaaaatgatttttatgtttatgacatgtcaATGCTTATGTTAGTTAGTTACGTTACGTATTATGACCATGATCAAGATTacgatgatgtttatgtttatgatttAGCATTATCCAAACGTTTTTATGATCTTGCATGCATAAGATACCTCAAGATATTTTGATACGACATGTGCTTGTATGCGGTTTTATTATTTAGTATTTGTTATTAAAGGGTAGAgcatgctgagcctctaggctcattaggtctaaatggtgtgcaggtgagtatgacattaatcaggaggttgtggtcccgactggcaGCGAGGACCTCTGAGCATTTGTGGcaagctagcacacccgtgaccttcgcgCTTTTATGTTTCAATGATTATGAGATTGTATCAAACTATTTTCTGCATTTTACATTATTGAATATTTACGCATGGATTTATAATGTGTTTGAGTATTTAAGTTTTGACATGAAATctctttttattatgtattaaattttatgaaaatctattattaagtatagatgcatatatgtatgggcatatatgtaatatttaaaaaaaattacgagttagggtcgtttcatataTGCCCAATATAGTAGAATAGGGATTTGTAGCAAGATTGCATGCCCAATATctgtaaaaaaaacaaaaacaaaaacaaaaacaaaaacaaaaacaaacaaaagaaaaggcccaaacaaacaaaacaatagaaGTTCAACAACTCTGATTACAAGAAAACAACACATAGAACTTTGATACTAGGAGAGGTTTTAGAaaagataataaattttaaaaagaaaaacttCGATAATTTAATGTCGAGATAAGAGTAATTGAAATACTATCTGTCATTTTGTCGATGACATGACTTTGGATATATGACAATGCATCATCTTATATTCTTTAACCAAATAAACGAATTTAAAGAGTAACCAATCACGATCTGCACCGTTCAGTATGAGTGTCCTGATGTCATGAACATATGGTATAAATTTCGAATCAATCCAACAGTTAGATTTTTCGTAAtcgttttttcaaaaatcctgcACAGTAATCATGCGAGAAGAACCATAGATTATGTTCGGTCGTGTATATCCAAGACTAGAAGCCTCCAAAAtagatcttcaccgttcagaatttGCTTCAATTCCATGGTATAAATTTCaaagcaatccaacggctatatTTTTCGCAACTGCTTTTTCAAGAAGGACGCACATAAATCATGCGAGAAGAACAACATACTATGTTCGGCCGTAAATACCTGCGTCTACAAGTATTCAATAAATATCTCTACCATTCAGAATTTGTGACATGATGTTCCAAATACACGATGTAAATTTTGCATAATTCCAATGGCTATATCTTTTACAAGAGCCTATTCAAGCAAACCGCATAAAAACTGTGCGAGAAGAGCAGCCTCTGATCGGCGGTCAAAATCCGATCCTAAAAGACACCAATtacgatcttcaccgttcagatccTAGATAACATAATTTTCAATATGCATACTAAATTTGAACCTGATCCAACGGATCAATCCTTCCCAACGGAGTTGGCTGATGCCCAAGACATGCGAAAATCCGAAAATATTTCCTTCTCTTTTCCGTTCTTGAGTCAACCATGAGGAGTAATCGTGGGATTAGTTTTCGTTTCCACATACAGTGCCAATTGATACGCTCAAAAATTTCACATCAAATAAATTACCTCGAACCGATAATCAATGAACCAACTTCTTCAACAAACCGAACCGAATgatcccaaaatatttttgtatatcaaagaaaacatgATAGATGACTTCGCTCGAAGGCGAAGCGACTTCAACGTTCAAGTCAGTATAGGATTCAATAGAAAATGTATGAAAAACGTATAAAACATTCATGTATGAGATGTATAGAAAAAACATATATGAGATGTGTAAGAGACGCATTGAAAGCGTGTAAAGACATATAAAAACGTGtaaaaacatgttaaaaaacatatataaaacGTGTAGAAAATTTTTTATGAGCGTGCAGAAAACGTATTAAAGCATACCCTAATAAGAGTTTGAAACCCAATAAAAAGAGAGTCTCAGTCTATATAGAATTTTAATATGTAAGTCAACTAGATCCATACATATCCATGCAATATCCTGATATatatctaaaatataaataaatatatgatagaatttttatcatatcatctAAATcattaaattgaaaaaaataaataaataactcaatcacaaaGATGAAAATTCAACGAAAAGAATCATAAAACTTGGGGAAAAAACACACTTTCAAGGGTCTCGTGACCTCATTGATTATTGGCTTCACGGTCGGTGGATTTCTTCTATACAACATCTTCAATGTTTTAGGGTTGAAGTTGGGGAAACACGTTAGGAATAGAGgatgaaaaatttattttattacattGTTTATTGttccaaaaaaagaaaaaagaaaaaagaaaaagagttaTTAGTGGGTTTCAATAGCATATATAACAGTTATAatcttatttaaatttaaaatgttaTTCCACCCcgtataaattttatataaatactctacatacttcaaaatttataatatctaatttttttaaccCAAAAATTTATGAATATATCGGGTGACATGAGGTATTAgtcattatttttaaatttctggGTGATTATTATAAATCTTGTTGATTTGTACTTAGATTTTTAAACATTTTATTTATAAACgataaaagaaaaggaaaaaagtAATAATTgacactgaaaaaaaaaaagaaaataaaaagagagcTAGAAAAAGAGTTTTCAGTATCGTAtttagagccgtcaatttgggttagacTCGCTGGGTCGATCCGTCCCGCCACACGATTTAAGTGGGTtggattgaaattttttcaacccaactaaAGGTGGGCCAACTCGTGAGGGTCACGGGCCTAGGTGGGTCAGCCCTCGACTGGCCTGGGTTGGCCCACAGGCCTggtgaattattattattattttttacttttatcgtgatatatgtattttttttaatgaaagttgtaaattttttgtattaattactttatataaaatttatacatataaaatcaataattaaattttgttaatatttttctattaatatttatttatgaaataaaatttataattaattataatgatttttatttatttttatttgtagtgaGCCAACCCGCGGGCCGACCTACCTAACCCGCAACTCACCTTGAGTTGGGTTGAAGATTATCAGCCCGTCAGGatggtgggccggcccgcccgCCCTCGACCCGCCAAACGGTGGGTTTTGGTGAACCGGCCCGCTCCGCCATGGTTGGCCCATCTGACAATTCTAATTGTATTTGGACTTCTACggaaaagaaaaattattttataattgtacATTCAATTAGGGGTGTAATCGAGTCGAGCCGAGTAGCAGACTAcgcgagctcgagctcgactcaTATTTAACTACTCGAACTCGAGCTCAAGCTCGATCGAGTAGTTAATTtcgtactcgagctcgagctcgaaaattatatatatttatatataaatatatataaataaataattatatgaataaataaataaataaaatattatatacattatatttatatatatatttatattatattttatatttatatgtgttatcgagtagctcgcACACATATATTTCAAACTCGAGCTCGATTGTATGTTCTCGAGCTCGGTCAattcgagctcgagtcgagtttTGACCGAGCTACTCACGAGTAGCTCGGTTCATTTACACCCCTACATTCAATTATGAATTATAATTCGTTTTAAATTATAAAGAGAACATGACTTTAAGCTTTCTCTGCAAGCAGCCACACATTGTTATTAGAGTTCACAGGTCAAGAATCTCTTTAAAGATGAGAGAGATTTATAGAAATGAAAAGCATTTCTTTGTTACAGAGGGCTTGAATGGAATGAAAAAGGCAATGACTTAAATTTTAAGTGGGACAAGCATCCAAAAACGCAACTTCCTGAACAAGAAGAGCTTCATGCTCACATGACTCAACGCACCCTAGGTACAGCGAAAGAGGTCGTCTACAAGCTTCTCTCGATAAAATCCCATATCCTCTCCTCCATATATATGCGATCCCTAAGCCGACGAGGCATGTGTCGTTCATCTGGAAATATCAACAATTCGTAAGACTTACCAGCTGCCACAAGCTCGTTCACCAGCCTAGCCGTGTGCCTAAAATGCACATTCTCGTCAATCATCCCATGAACTAGCAACAGTTTCCCTTTCATGTTTCCAATGTGATGCATCACTGAGCTATCCAGATATCCTGATTCGTTTTCATGAGGTAGACCCATATATTTTTCGGTGTAAAAAGTATCATACCCATCCCAAGATGTTACTGGTGCACCAGAAATCGCGCATTTGAAAACTTCAGGATATCTTGCCAGTGTTATGGCCGAAAGATATCCACCATAACTCCACCCACACAACCCAATGTGACCGACTCTGGCTAATCCCTGCTCAATGAGCCATTCAGCTCCAGTTCGTTGATCCTCCGCATCAATCTGGCCAAAGTGGTCCTTAATTGCGCCTTCAAATTTGAGTCCACGTCTAGCAGTTCCTCTATTATCCATCTGGAAAATGTAGAAACCGCAATAAGAATTATGTCTCTATTTCTTTTGGAGAGACTCGAAATATTGAACATAGTTAAACGTTGAAAAACTCCTTATAGTCAGAAACCACTATTACCATAAGCTGAAGCTCATGGAACGTGGCATAACAATTGTTTTTAAACTCCATTGCATGTAAGTCAAAAAGCTAAGAAACATATGCTTGAATTTAATATCCAACACGAGCGCATGCATAGTGATCATACACTAGGCAACAAAGGTCACCCAAAACCAACCTAATTTACACAATCACCGTTTGGTGTGCATGATAAAATCATCATTGATCGCCTAACCTACATTTAAATTATACACCGAACTTCATACAACTAATTACAttacatattttatcttatgcGTAATGTAATTTTTATCACTCATATTACATATTCACATACTTATATTATCTTATCATACGTATCAAATAGTACATGTCACCCTTGGTTCTAATACTGTGTTAAAGACCATTTTCCCAGCTTTTGAAAGGAGCGGTTTCAAAcaataattttatatgttaacaGGCATCTATATAGTTCAATGGAGGACCGCAAATTGTACAATACAATACTAGATTAAGGTGCTATTTGGTGGGAAGGATAAGATTGAGCATTCTTGCATCATCCAACATTTAGCTGAAGTTTTAGAATAATTAGAGTTAAAAAATTGATATGCTATCTTTATCTTTCAATTTACTATCAAGTCATTCATCATCTCATTTCACGAGCAAACCGGTGGCTTATAATTATAAAGAAGCATTCTACAAGAGAGTGCAAATGACGGGCATTGAGCATAGAAGGTTTCTAACAATTTATATTTTAACAGGTATATCTAGGGCTCATTAAGGGCCACAATTGAACAATAAGAAAGTAGACTAAAGGTAGTGAAGATGTGTCGTGTATTTGTACTAGTGATGCAAATGACATGAATAGAGCATAAAATGCAAAACTAGGTCACCTAAAAAGTACCTTCCAGACTAATACGCCTTTACTTCTCAGATATTGGGATCTCATGTCAACTGTATTTATCCAAGAATCACAGACTAGTTGTACACTAGGACCACCATAAACCTGAATCATTGTTTTATACGGTGGTGGCCCAAAATTTTCTTCGTCTGGTTTGTACAACGCTCCATACAAAGTAGTTCCGTCCTTTGCCTCTGCCTGAATTACCTCTGGAGGCTCGAGTTGGAGTTTTCTAAACCTGGGAATGTCGACTGGATGTTCATAAAGAGACAATATCAAGCTTCCATCGTGTAATGAGTGTAAGGAAACCTTGGGAGGCAAAGTCAAGGAATCGTGGATGTCTACAAATCTCTGCAATTGATGATCAAGCACAACCACATGCTTTCCCTTTCCATGGGTCAGTCTCAATGGAGTTTGTACAGAATGGTTTCCATTTGAGAATAAGTTAGTGCAATAAAGATGAGATTCCAGAGGACCGTCTAAAGTTCCAGTGAAATAAACTGTGCCAGAAGCCTCATTTACACCAGCAACTTGCTCAACCATCCAATCACCTTGGGTGATGGGTCCTAAGCACACCCCATCCAAATCATGCAAATATAGATGGCGGAATCCAGTTTTCTCGCTGGCCCAAATAAACCCACCGGATGGTTTGCTCGGTAATTTGTCTAATGGGGTGAAGCAATCGTGCAGATTGATCCACATTTCATGTTCTTCGTCAAAGATTACTTTACTTTCACCAGTTTTAATGTCGAACCTGATAATCTTTAATTTAGAATGTTTTCTATTCAAAACCTGAGCAGTCAGAATATTCCCATGCATCCAATTGACTCGTGCCAAATACTCATTATCTTCCTGGCCCCCTCCACCGCAGACAAGATCCATCCAACTAACCGGTCCTCCAGCAGCAGGAACAATGCCTAAACGAACTTTTACATTTGAACTGCCTGCAAAAGGGTAAGCATGGTCTTCCTGTGCATCTGAACCCACAAAATTTTTTCCTTGGTGCATGATCCTAAAAAGAGGTATCTTTGATGAATCAACCTCAGTGAATGCAATGAACTTGCTATCTAGTGACCACCAGTAGCCATTCTTCCTGTCCATTTCTTCCTACAGCCAGAAAACACGAGCATTGTTGAGTATGCAACTAAAAATTGGGATCTTTCCAAATGAGTAAGCGAAAAAGGCAATTATTTCGAAAAGAACGTATATGCTGGCTCAACAAGGATCTCACCTGGGCTATGTACTCAGCAAGTCCATGTGTCTGGGAAAAAAACAAGGCAGTCCATCACTAAACAACAGAAAAATTCAACATTTTCATTGCACCAAAACACAATGTAGAAATTAAACATGAGATACGCATCAACCTAGTTGAAAAGCAATAGCTCACCTGCCGAAGGATGATCAAAATGTAGTgtatatatgatatgatatagagtTCAAAAAATATGAGTTGCAATTATGACCAATGGTAGCTTTTCATCGAATGGAAAGCGGTTAGATCATCAAATGATATAAGAGCTAAAGCCAAGTGTTTGATTTCCATGCTTGAAAGTTGGTGCATTTGTCGTGGGATTGCTGGGAACAAACAGGTGACTTTTCTGGAAAGCTATAAAATACCAATCATGactttcaataaaaaaaaacaaagcaaaTTTTTAGTCCAACCACCATTAAATGAAATTCTGACCCAGCTTCAAATGTCAGTGACCATTCTTTGTGACTATGGAGGCTTAAGTTGCCACTAAAACCAAtacaaaaaaattgattttttaatgATACATTTTAATAGAAAAATTAAAGGAAAAAGTATATTTCCCTTAACATGTCCAATTCAAACAGCATTCATGCGTTTATCTATCTTACTACCTATGTTCTCACTCATTCTCCTCTTCTATTCCAGCATTGATTCCTACCCGAATTCATTTGATGTTATTCATTTTGAGCATTCCCAACTTCAAAACTAGTACTCATTCAGATGCAAAAAGGACAAAACAAAGTTTTAATACTCATTTATCGGCTGTGCATTCTTTTTCATTTAAGAATTCGAAAAAATTAAATCTACTTTTCCTGATTAAGGAGGAAATTGAGAACAAGGAAACTCCATTCAGGTTGAACCGTTAGAAGTAGCCAACACCATGAATTTCCGTGATTTCAGGCAAATAATAATTGCAAAATGGATGAAGTTACGATATCTGCAGGCATTTTTTACTGAAGCATCAAGGTGCCATTTCAACAACAAAAAATCCAACTGGGAAAAAAACCAGGGCAAGGACATCCATTAAAGAGGAAAAgagaaatcaaattaaataaaatggaATCCAAGGCTTACTACTGCATTCTCATGAGCACCCAAAGTCAATTGTTTTGATAAGTTGTACAGAAGGTTCAACACGTGAAGCTCATTATTCCGCACATAAGCAAGCATGGTGCCATCCGGGGAGATATGAGGGTCTATAATTGGCGACGAAGGGGTGTTAGGAAGCTTAAGCTCTGGTTGAACGGCAAAGTCCTGTATATAGATCTGCCAATATGTTGTAGCCATGGATTAGTATATGTGACTATGGTGACCTACATGAAGCATGATTTTCAGCACTCATGATAATTAAACCAACAGTTAGGACATAAATATAGTACAAGGAGTGAACTTGTGTTGACTGATCGTAAACTCAAATCAGGCAATGCTAACGATGAGTTTACGCATACTATAAAAAATTGGACAgctttaaaataatcaaataacccAGAAAAGGTAATATTTTTTCTCTTACTGTGTGAAACAATATTTCCAAATTTCAGGTAATCATACTACTGCAACTATCTTAATTAAATACAAAACCACCAAACAAGTCAAGAAATTTTAAGAAAAGAGCCAAGCTGACCAACTTTCATTGTCACGGTTATATTTTTCAGTTCCAATAATACAATGCTCTATAGCTTGAGAAACTACCTTTTTCACAACTTCACACAGCATGTTAAAAAGGTGTGGGATCACATTTCACTAAATAAACTTCAAGGTCACCATTCTATTACGACAAAACCCAGAAACAGAAAGAAAATGGGATGTTAGGAAACACACCCCAGCTGGTAGAGGCACCATAAGTTTTTTTCTCTTCGAGCTCATCATCTTCACCCATTCATAGCGTGTCACACCCAAGCCACGCTCTCTTAGTCGCTCCCTTCTCAATTTCTCTTCCGGAgacaaattattttcatcaagTCCACCATCTTGTGGGCCAAAGAACAAGTCATGCTTCCCCGTTTTGGGATCAAATACAAACACTTTCCTATTTAATGTCTGATCAGGGCTGAACAAGTACGCTATCAAACTATCATCAGGGCTAAAACTGATCGAAATTGGTGCACCGTAACCTGGTAATGGGTACTGAACTATTTCTTCAATTGGGAATACATTGCAATCATCCAGAGAGTTTGAGGCAGTTGCGTCGGTGGCAGGCATCTCTTGAGGAGACGTTCTTGAACGTTTCAAATTCCTCCTTTTTGCACTCTTATTGCGGGATTGCATCACAGAAAAAATAATCCAAAATTGAATATGCAATGCATCAATGCAAGCATGCTGAATAATGATCTGCTGAATACTAGGACATCAGAAACTAGTAAAAGAAAATATTAGTTCCCAAACAAAGAAAACCTCACAAAGTTTAACCCCTGAAATCTGAATACCCTTCTTTAAGTATATAAcccaattaaaaacaaaaaaaaaaacgaacttTCAAAACCCAAAGAAGAGTGAAAGTAATAAACAACATgaacgaaaatttaaaatccATTTTTCAACGGAAGAAACTACTGAAAGTAttacataaacataaaaaagttTATATAAACTAAATTAATCTTGAATAAGAATTTTGACTAAATTAAAAAGCTGCTTTGTTGAACTGcttttttcttttctccccATTCCCCACTTTTGCAATTGGGATTACGAAGGACAAAGTCTACCTTTTTACCATCAGAATCAAACCCAGTTGCTTAACACAACTAGCAAAATTAAATCGTTGCACGTTATCAACTTATCAGCaagcaaaaaaaacaaaaacaaaaacaaaaaaatccgcgaaattttaaaaattagcaCGATCAAATGATACTGATTACTGATtaataattacaaaaaaaattcctCAGAATTGAATTAATCAAAACAAAAAGAATAAGAAAGTGTCATCAGACCTGTTTGGGATGATCCGCAATGAAAAAGACTGGACTCTGGATTTGAGATTCGTATTCGATTCCCTCAAACAATGAGTCCAATCAAGAGGTTAGAATCAGATTTATCAGAAAACAAAATCCAGAATTAGAAAAATTGTCGGGTTATGGTAATGATGAACTGAACAAAGTAGCAGGAAACAAATATACATTGGGGGAAGTGGCGCGTGACAACACTCGCCGTGGAAATGCGCGTCAGAAGCCAATTCAATGTGTAATTAtcctcattttttttttctcaaaaatagaaATCTACTTCTTTAATttattagtttattttcatttcTAGGATTCGTCGAAGTCCTAATAATCATTTCATTACTAAATTACAATTAATtggtttataaaaaataat
This region includes:
- the LOC140872530 gene encoding uncharacterized protein isoform X2, which translates into the protein MPATDATASNSLDDCNVFPIEEIVQYPLPGYGAPISISFSPDDSLIAYLFSPDQTLNRKVFVFDPKTGKHDLFFGPQDGGLDENNLSPEEKLRRERLRERGLGVTRYEWVKMMSSKRKKLMVPLPAGIYIQDFAVQPELKLPNTPSSPIIDPHISPDGTMLAYVRNNELHVLNLLYNLSKQLTLGAHENAVTHGLAEYIAQEEMDRKNGYWWSLDSKFIAFTEVDSSKIPLFRIMHQGKNFVGSDAQEDHAYPFAGSSNVKVRLGIVPAAGGPVSWMDLVCGGGGQEDNEYLARVNWMHGNILTAQVLNRKHSKLKIIRFDIKTGESKVIFDEEHEMWINLHDCFTPLDKLPSKPSGGFIWASEKTGFRHLYLHDLDGVCLGPITQGDWMVEQVAGVNEASGTVYFTGTLDGPLESHLYCTNLFSNGNHSVQTPLRLTHGKGKHVVVLDHQLQRFVDIHDSLTLPPKVSLHSLHDGSLILSLYEHPVDIPRFRKLQLEPPEVIQAEAKDGTTLYGALYKPDEENFGPPPYKTMIQVYGGPSVQLVCDSWINTVDMRSQYLRSKGVLVWKMDNRGTARRGLKFEGAIKDHFGQIDAEDQRTGAEWLIEQGLARVGHIGLCGWSYGGYLSAITLARYPEVFKCAISGAPVTSWDGYDTFYTEKYMGLPHENESGYLDSSVMHHIGNMKGKLLLVHGMIDENVHFRHTARLVNELVAAGKSYELLIFPDERHMPRRLRDRIYMEERIWDFIERSL
- the LOC140872530 gene encoding uncharacterized protein isoform X1, yielding MQSRNKSAKRRNLKRSRTSPQEMPATDATASNSLDDCNVFPIEEIVQYPLPGYGAPISISFSPDDSLIAYLFSPDQTLNRKVFVFDPKTGKHDLFFGPQDGGLDENNLSPEEKLRRERLRERGLGVTRYEWVKMMSSKRKKLMVPLPAGIYIQDFAVQPELKLPNTPSSPIIDPHISPDGTMLAYVRNNELHVLNLLYNLSKQLTLGAHENAVTHGLAEYIAQEEMDRKNGYWWSLDSKFIAFTEVDSSKIPLFRIMHQGKNFVGSDAQEDHAYPFAGSSNVKVRLGIVPAAGGPVSWMDLVCGGGGQEDNEYLARVNWMHGNILTAQVLNRKHSKLKIIRFDIKTGESKVIFDEEHEMWINLHDCFTPLDKLPSKPSGGFIWASEKTGFRHLYLHDLDGVCLGPITQGDWMVEQVAGVNEASGTVYFTGTLDGPLESHLYCTNLFSNGNHSVQTPLRLTHGKGKHVVVLDHQLQRFVDIHDSLTLPPKVSLHSLHDGSLILSLYEHPVDIPRFRKLQLEPPEVIQAEAKDGTTLYGALYKPDEENFGPPPYKTMIQVYGGPSVQLVCDSWINTVDMRSQYLRSKGVLVWKMDNRGTARRGLKFEGAIKDHFGQIDAEDQRTGAEWLIEQGLARVGHIGLCGWSYGGYLSAITLARYPEVFKCAISGAPVTSWDGYDTFYTEKYMGLPHENESGYLDSSVMHHIGNMKGKLLLVHGMIDENVHFRHTARLVNELVAAGKSYELLIFPDERHMPRRLRDRIYMEERIWDFIERSL